The DNA window CTGGCAGTCCATCAACCTGCAAAGCTGCTCCCTATCAGACTCCGCCAACCATGGGTGTGACTGCAAATTCCACAATCATAGTAAAAGTTAACAAGCTTGAATTACCAATGAACAAAATGTCTTCGAACATGTTTTAATGTTTCTATGTTCTAAAATAATATGGACACGTTAAAGTAGAGACACAGAAGCTACTAAAAGGTGCATATATATAAGTATGTGTTCTTTCGTAATAATGCGACTAGGGTTACATTCGGTTCAGACCTGAATcaaaatttggattttatttcaaaactaaaccaaacagaTATTGTcagttcagttcggtttttacACACCCTACCTGGGTCTAACTCTAGGGATCCCACCAAGTGTATTGCTATGTAAATAGTATCATATATAATTTAACTTTAATAAGCAGCCCTTTTAAGATAAATGTGCAATAATGAGGTGGTTGTTGGTTCCTACCTTTAGATAGATGTCTATGGCACGATAAAGACCATCATCGAGAGGCCTTGCATACTCGGGAACAGCAGCAGCAAGAGCCTGAAACTTGGGAAGCTTCAAATTCACATCAGGGGCAACCTCTGCAAGATATCCATCAATCAGTTTGGCCACCATTGTAATTGGTGTTAATGATGGTGATCCAATCAACTGCTCGTCATCGACTGAGCATGGAGAGGCCCCGCCAGTGATTTGATCCAGGGCAAGAAAGTGTTCAACTATCCGCTGGACACAGTCAACATTGTAAAGAGTCTCCATGGAATAAGAGAAATTGGGCATCAAAAGATCTTCTAGTGTTGCTTGATCAAGCTGCATTCCAATTCTTTTCTCCAAGGTTGATATACACGAGGGGCTTGCTTTTAAAATCAATGCTGTCCGAAGTAGACCAAATAGGAACTTGGTTGTGACTAGACCTTTCTGCATAGGCAGCAATCTATCAATATCCTCCAATAAAATCTTCTGGTCTTCTTCTGACAGTTGAGCCAAAGCCAATGGAATTGAACGGGAACTAGACTCACTGGCAGCTTGGCGCCGATTCAAACCAGGAAGGTACCTTTTTGCATAGAAAGCAAGGGATCCAGCGAGAATCTCTTGTCTGATGCCACGAGATTCCATTACCGAGATCAACCTCTTATAGAGAGGTAAACTTAAAATTGAGACATCCTCATACCACCAATCTGAGCTGGAATTTTTTGGCCGAGCCCCTGTGCTTATCCCATTCCACAAGACGCTCCCACCAGGGCTCTGCATGGGTCCATGCTCCATCATCGGCCATCCAAATAGATTTGGGTCAGTGCATGCTTTTGTGGCTAATGATTCGATACACTTCTTTGTAATGTGAAGTTCTTCAGCATATGGAAGAATATCATCACAAGTTTGCAGTGCTTTCAAGGAGTCTTTCCAATTGCGAAGGACTACTTGATTAAGAAAGGTCTCAGTCTGCATGATTAGATTGTCTTCCCCATATTCCTCGGTCATTTCGAGATGTTCAGCAGCACATCGAAGGTACACAACATTTGAGGAAGTAAGTTCAAGTTTCACACCGTAGCAGAACTTGGCCAAAAGTTCAAATGTTTTGGCCCCACCAGGAATGTCTGGGAGATTTATTACACATTTTTCATCTCCTTCTTCTGATGCTTCTGCGATCAACCTTTCTAGACCCCCACTTCTAGAAAGCAAAGGAAACTGCATGGAAAAAAAACTGGACAAGTAAGATACAGCGAATACAATATACCGAGTTGCTTAAGACCAAAATTGCATTCCCTGTCCACCATTCCATATAAAAGTCAAACAAAGACTCCAAAGAGAGAAGGACAAGTACTTATCTTGAatcatttttttgatgaattcgTGGGAGAAacatgaaagaaaaaaagaacagTTGCAAATAATCATGATTAAGTGGCAAAATTTTAGTCACTGACTTTAGGTAGTATGAAGGCTTTTTCTCATGAAACGACATTATTGTTTGTAGAGCAAAATTTCATTAGACATCCCATTAAAACAATGTGGCCTGACCTATACTCCTAATACTTAAGTCCTACCATAGAAGGGGCAGGTGTTGCACCACCAAAACCAACTGGACttgcattttattttctaaatgaaCAGCACGAATTGTTTGTAAGAGTAATGGATGTGAGTATGATTAACTTCACACATCAAACATTTCCGATCTTCAAAAAAACTTTCTTTGCAACAAATGATTGGTATGCAGTTATCTCTCGGGACTTTACGTTACCCGCTAAGTCCAATGGCTTCAAGTTATTTATATCATCGTTCATAGATTAACTTTCTCtgtttatatttatgtttattcAACACACATCTGAAAACAAAAGACCTCCTATCTGCTTGTGCTAGCAAAGCAAACAAATTCCTCTAGAAGTAACAATAAAAGTAGAAATACAGTCAACCAAAGACCGCCACAAAGATAGAAGATATCAGAAAGAAAAGAACGAGGGTTAGCAAACACGGCCACAATAATTAAATGGTCAATAAGTAGTTGAAACAATGAAATAGCAGTGACCAATTAATGACTTGATTGAGAAGAAAAGTTTGATTTCAGTTTACATGCCTATCAGAATGTAATTTTCTTAAGTAATAGAGTTAATCAATAACCAACCAGATCCCCAAATGCACATGGTTGCAACCTATGCTTGACTTGAAACATGAGCAAGAAAAAAGTTCTATGAGATTATCCAAACAGAAAagtttgatataattttattggTATAAAAGTTCACCTTATGAAGATGGAATGACATTTCCCCAACTTCCACAATTATATCACTAGGAAGCCCAGTTGTGCAGAACCTACAATTTTCGTGTTCAGATGAAAGATTAAACAAGAGTAACACAATATTCACATAAAGGAACCATTAccaaaaaacaattatacatTGTATCTAGCACGTTATTATGCTTTAACACGAGTTATATCGTATGCAAAATATTCACCGAAGGTCCAAAGTTAGAAGAGATATGGAGGTATCTAGTTTGGTCTGATAACACTTTAAACTACAGCACAAACTTTTATAGTAGAAAATACTACATATTTTATAGAAAACTCTTAGAGTTGCAAGCTTTTAGGCATAAGCATTGCTAATTGGAAGCATCAACATTACAGCAAGTAAAAAATGCAAGTAAGCTTTCTCGCTCAGTTTTAGTGACTTCTATTTCGGATCTCCATTGTAGAAACCAGATTTTAACTTCAGGGCATAAACATATAACAGTTTATATACAAGAAATCAAACAACCATTACTGAAGTTAATTAGAGACAAGATGTGAAATTAGGACAAAACGACACGAAATGGAAGGAAATTACAGAACACATATAAGAGAAGAGTGTTTCATACCAGGCCTGCCCTTGCCTATGGAAAGCATCACTTTTAGATCCCAGTTTCATACAAGCCATTTTCTACAACCAACAAACCCTCAAAAAGCCAAGAAATTCCAAATCAAATGAACTTTATACTTAAGCACCACTGTCAAATCAAAGCCAAATCTTCAAAGAACTTGAATTGGTATCAAAATGCAGCTCTTTTCCCTAATACTTGGCTAAAAATCAACCCCTAATCTACACAAAGACTCAGCAATCTTACAACCttctaaaaacacaaaaaaaccaC is part of the Mercurialis annua linkage group LG3, ddMerAnnu1.2, whole genome shotgun sequence genome and encodes:
- the LOC126673359 gene encoding BTB/POZ domain-containing protein At1g30440, coding for MACMKLGSKSDAFHRQGQAWFCTTGLPSDIIVEVGEMSFHLHKFPLLSRSGGLERLIAEASEEGDEKCVINLPDIPGGAKTFELLAKFCYGVKLELTSSNVVYLRCAAEHLEMTEEYGEDNLIMQTETFLNQVVLRNWKDSLKALQTCDDILPYAEELHITKKCIESLATKACTDPNLFGWPMMEHGPMQSPGGSVLWNGISTGARPKNSSSDWWYEDVSILSLPLYKRLISVMESRGIRQEILAGSLAFYAKRYLPGLNRRQAASESSSRSIPLALAQLSEEDQKILLEDIDRLLPMQKGLVTTKFLFGLLRTALILKASPSCISTLEKRIGMQLDQATLEDLLMPNFSYSMETLYNVDCVQRIVEHFLALDQITGGASPCSVDDEQLIGSPSLTPITMVAKLIDGYLAEVAPDVNLKLPKFQALAAAVPEYARPLDDGLYRAIDIYLKSHPWLAESDREQLCRLMDCQKLSLEACTHAAQNERLPLRIIVQVLFFEQLQLRTSIAGCFLVSDNLDGSRQLRSGLAGSTEGGGWVTAVRENQVLKVGMDNMRMRVSELEKECSSMRQEIEKLGKSKGSSTWGNVSKKFGFKMKSQMCSAQEGSISNQNNVSAKAVKAKDRHGKHKKSLSPDR